The following are from one region of the Venenivibrio stagnispumantis genome:
- a CDS encoding NAD(P)H-dependent oxidoreductase subunit E — translation MEYIYLTEEIIQRINRYLEKFPRKEQVIIQALHLIYDKYRDIQLEHIQELADYLKEPVATIEGIVSFYDMFRLKRNARHHIRICKNLPCHIMKYKNLLKLIEEKTGVKAGEHDPNGRFYIELVECIGACSIAPAFMIDNDLYDGSKITEEKLDEILSKYT, via the coding sequence TTGGAATATATTTATCTTACCGAGGAAATTATACAGAGAATAAATAGATATTTAGAAAAATTTCCAAGGAAAGAACAGGTTATTATTCAGGCTTTGCATCTTATATATGATAAATATAGAGATATACAGCTTGAGCATATTCAGGAGCTTGCCGATTATTTAAAGGAACCGGTAGCTACCATAGAAGGTATTGTTTCATTTTATGATATGTTTAGATTAAAAAGAAATGCAAGACATCATATTAGAATATGTAAAAATTTACCCTGCCATATTATGAAATATAAAAATCTTTTAAAATTAATAGAGGAAAAAACAGGAGTAAAAGCAGGAGAGCATGACCCAAACGGAAGATTTTATATTGAGCTTGTTGAATGTATTGGAGCGTGTAGTATAGCTCCGGCTTTTATGATTGATAATGATTTATATGATGGTTCAAAAATTACAGAGGAAAAGTTAGATGAGATACTATCCAAATATACCTGA